One genomic region from Antedon mediterranea chromosome 3, ecAntMedi1.1, whole genome shotgun sequence encodes:
- the LOC140043361 gene encoding putative defense protein Hdd11, with protein sequence MNAVLILSACLLSVALTLPTGPPESACNDMIPQHGDATVSGEPPYAVTIGSMKYATGSPVQVTVATTNGTSFRGFFVQARVNDADFVTNPALGMFSDYPELTGGVECTADNANSAWGHKDNNDKMSVVATWTYDGPCEDVSDLAFR encoded by the exons ATGAATGCCGTACTGATCTTAAGCGCATGTCTGTTGTCCGTGGCATTGACGCTTCCCACTGGACCCCCAGAAAGTGCTTGTAACGATATGATTCCCCAACATGGAGACGCGACTGTGTCAGGAGAACCTCCATATGCGGTCACCATTGGTTCAATGAAGTACGCCACAGGATCTCCTGTTCAAG TCACCGTTGCAACTACAAATGGAACATCTTTCCGAGGCTTCTTTGTTCAAGCCAGAGTGAACGATGCTGACTTTGTAACTAATCCAGCTTTAGGAATGTTCTCAGATTACCCAGAGCTGACAGGTGGAGTAGAGTGTACTGCTGACAATGCTAAC agTGCATGGGGACATAAAGATAATAATGACAAAATGAGTGTCGTGGCTACTTGGACATACGACGGACCGTGTGAAGATGTCAGTGACTTAGCCTTTAGGTaa